Proteins encoded together in one Anaerolineales bacterium window:
- the rplK gene encoding 50S ribosomal protein L11, with the protein MAKKLKVVVRLQIEAGKANPAPPIGPALAGHGINLMAFCKEYNARTSGRPGEVIPAEISIFTDGSFTFILKTPPTPVMLRKAAGLEKGSGEPNRNKVGKVTRKQVREIAEVKMKDMNAVDLEGAMRMIEGTARNMGITIEEK; encoded by the coding sequence TTGGCAAAAAAATTGAAAGTCGTCGTCCGTCTGCAAATCGAAGCCGGCAAGGCCAACCCGGCTCCGCCGATCGGTCCGGCTTTGGCCGGCCACGGAATCAACCTGATGGCCTTCTGCAAAGAATACAACGCCCGCACGTCCGGGCGTCCGGGGGAGGTCATTCCGGCGGAAATCAGCATCTTCACCGATGGCTCCTTCACCTTTATCCTGAAAACCCCGCCCACGCCGGTGATGCTGCGCAAGGCGGCCGGGCTCGAAAAGGGCTCCGGCGAACCCAACCGCAACAAGGTCGGCAAAGTCACCCGCAAGCAGGTCCGCGAGATCGCCGAAGTGAAAATGAAAGACATGAACGCGGTGGACCTCGAGGGCGCGATGCGGATGATCGAAGGCACCGCGCGCAACATGGGCATCACCATCGAGGAAAAATAA
- a CDS encoding 50S ribosomal protein L1, with translation MSDHGKKYLAAAKQVDPEKLYSPADAVKLAKATSITKFDATVEVHMRLGVDPKQADQQVRDVVVLPHGLGKNIRVLVFTAGESANSAREAGAEHIADSDDMVKKIQDGWADFDVAIATPEMMAKVGKLGRVLGPRGLMPNPKAGTVVPPEDIAKAVKEAKAGRVEFRLDKTANLHVSIGKASFSEKALYENFAALMEAIKRAKPAAVKGIFLRKIVMATTMGPGVHVDPAAAQAMEVG, from the coding sequence ATGTCTGATCATGGAAAGAAATACCTGGCCGCCGCCAAACAGGTGGATCCGGAAAAGCTTTACTCCCCGGCGGACGCAGTCAAGCTGGCCAAGGCCACTTCGATCACCAAATTCGACGCCACGGTCGAGGTGCACATGCGCCTGGGGGTGGACCCCAAGCAGGCCGATCAGCAGGTGCGCGACGTGGTCGTCCTGCCGCATGGGCTGGGCAAGAACATCCGCGTGCTGGTCTTCACCGCCGGCGAATCCGCGAATAGCGCCCGCGAGGCCGGCGCGGAGCACATCGCCGACAGCGATGACATGGTGAAGAAAATCCAGGACGGCTGGGCGGATTTCGACGTGGCGATCGCCACGCCGGAGATGATGGCCAAGGTCGGCAAGCTCGGGCGCGTGCTCGGTCCGCGCGGGCTGATGCCCAATCCCAAGGCCGGCACCGTCGTCCCGCCGGAGGACATCGCCAAGGCGGTCAAGGAAGCCAAGGCCGGGCGGGTCGAGTTCCGGCTCGACAAAACCGCCAACCTGCATGTGAGCATCGGCAAGGCTTCATTTTCGGAAAAGGCGCTTTATGAAAATTTCGCCGCCCTCATGGAAGCCATCAAACGCGCCAAGCCGGCCGCGGTGAAGGGCATCTTCCTGCGCAAAATCGTCATGGCCACGACCATGGGCCCCGGCGTGCACGTCGATCCAGCCGCGGCGCAGGCGATGGAAGTCGGGTAA
- the rplJ gene encoding 50S ribosomal protein L10 yields the protein MALTKEQKKERVAQTVELLKKSQGVVLAEYGGLAAPGMNALRSKTRDAQGEVRVVKNTLAAIAMREAGLALPGGKIDGNTLIAFGVADIVGIAKAVVDAAKESEFVKVKGGYLDGKALSADEVKTLAALPPLPVIRARLAGVLKAPAGKIAGVLSAPARNVVGVCKAYSQKQATA from the coding sequence TTGGCGCTGACCAAAGAACAGAAGAAGGAACGGGTAGCCCAGACCGTCGAATTGCTGAAAAAAAGCCAGGGCGTGGTCCTGGCCGAATACGGCGGGTTGGCCGCCCCCGGCATGAACGCCCTGCGCAGCAAAACGCGCGACGCGCAGGGGGAAGTGCGCGTGGTGAAAAACACCCTGGCCGCGATCGCCATGCGCGAAGCGGGTTTGGCCCTGCCCGGCGGGAAAATCGACGGCAACACGCTGATCGCCTTCGGCGTCGCCGACATCGTCGGGATTGCCAAAGCGGTCGTCGACGCCGCAAAGGAATCCGAGTTCGTGAAGGTCAAAGGCGGATACCTGGACGGCAAGGCGCTCTCGGCCGACGAGGTGAAAACCCTCGCCGCGCTGCCGCCGCTGCCGGTCATCCGCGCGCGGCTGGCGGGCGTGCTCAAAGCCCCGGCCGGCAAGATTGCGGGCGTGCTTTCCGCCCCGGCGCGCAACGTGGTGGGAGTGTGCAAGGCGTATTCGCAGAAACAGGCAACGGCCTGA
- the rplL gene encoding 50S ribosomal protein L7/L12: MADIQKLVDELSKLSVIEAADLAKALEEKWGVTAAAPVAVAMAPGAGGAAAAEEEKTEFAVILKDAGAKKIDVIRVVRQLTNLGLKEAKELTEAAGSKVLDAVTKDVAADAKAKLEAAGASVEVK, from the coding sequence ATGGCTGACATCCAGAAACTCGTGGACGAGCTCTCGAAGCTCTCCGTTATCGAAGCGGCCGACCTGGCCAAAGCGCTCGAGGAAAAATGGGGCGTCACCGCCGCGGCTCCCGTCGCGGTGGCGATGGCGCCGGGCGCGGGCGGCGCCGCCGCGGCCGAAGAGGAAAAGACCGAGTTCGCCGTCATCCTCAAGGATGCCGGCGCGAAGAAGATCGACGTCATCCGCGTCGTCCGCCAGCTGACCAACCTGGGGCTCAAGGAAGCCAAGGAACTCACCGAGGCCGCCGGCTCCAAGGTCCTCGATGCGGTCACCAAAGACGTCGCCGCGGACGCCAAGGCCAAGCTCGAGGCCGCCGGTGCGAGCGTGGAAGTCAAGTAA
- a CDS encoding PD40 domain-containing protein, with product MLTRPITAENISGIGEWARVGSGVVLQIAYLSDGKTVAAGNWRGVDLFDTASGKTTHLINLDSFLISMSFSPDGKLVATGSRCGAVGIWNAADGTPVWSIDGHNDIVIGVAFSPDGKLLASGSDDKAIKIWDVAEGVLIRTLEGHGAGVNSVSFSPDGGLLASGSDDGGIRIWSAAEGTLLRTIGGRIGIVRSVSFSPDGRWLASGSGDATVRIWNSTDGALLRTMRDIPEGESVKSYGVSSVSFSPDGKLLASGSYEDNTAKIWDAEDGTLVRTLSGHTDWVKGLSFSPDGTQLASGSIGGEIRMWNVDDGKLANIFGVELGWVSDVTFSPNGKLLASASGSFNDVQIWNVANGMLIRTLQGHTGYISKISFSPDGRLLASVSRGDKTVRIWNVADGKVERVTEDESEGVSFSPDGKLLASGSGKIWNVADGTLVRSLDGRMPDQPAFSPDGKQLALRSWWAGTVELWTVSTGTLVQRLGGPCGYSSNMSFSPDGDYIALSCHNGLIYIWKVADGKLLRTLWQAEDNYWSLSFSPDGKLLASGSHDGTIKFWSLPDGKLISTLKEHAYSVLAVSFSPDGKLLASGSRDGTISLWGIL from the coding sequence TTGCTCACGCGTCCCATCACCGCCGAAAACATTTCCGGCATCGGCGAATGGGCGCGGGTCGGATCGGGCGTCGTCCTTCAGATTGCCTATTTATCGGATGGAAAAACCGTCGCGGCGGGGAATTGGCGCGGCGTGGACCTTTTTGATACCGCCTCCGGAAAGACTACCCACCTAATAAACCTGGATTCCTTTTTAATCAGCATGTCCTTTTCGCCGGACGGCAAGCTGGTGGCTACGGGATCCAGGTGCGGCGCCGTCGGCATTTGGAATGCCGCCGATGGCACTCCGGTGTGGAGCATCGATGGACATAACGATATTGTGATCGGTGTTGCCTTCTCGCCGGACGGCAAGCTGCTGGCCTCGGGTTCGGATGACAAGGCGATCAAGATCTGGGATGTGGCTGAAGGCGTTTTAATCCGAACTTTAGAAGGTCACGGTGCAGGGGTGAATAGCGTTTCCTTCTCGCCGGATGGGGGACTGTTGGCCTCTGGTTCGGATGACGGCGGAATCAGAATTTGGAGTGCCGCTGAAGGCACGCTACTCCGTACAATAGGGGGGCGTATCGGCATTGTAAGAAGCGTATCCTTCTCCCCGGATGGACGATGGTTGGCTTCGGGCTCGGGGGATGCCACGGTCAGGATCTGGAATTCCACGGACGGCGCATTGCTGCGCACAATGCGGGATATTCCGGAAGGGGAAAGCGTCAAGTCATATGGGGTCAGCAGTGTATCCTTCTCCCCCGATGGAAAGTTGCTGGCCTCGGGCTCGTACGAAGACAACACGGCCAAGATCTGGGATGCCGAGGATGGCACGCTAGTTCGAACGCTAAGCGGGCACACCGATTGGGTGAAAGGGTTGTCGTTTTCGCCGGACGGGACGCAATTGGCTTCGGGATCGATAGGCGGCGAAATAAGGATGTGGAACGTCGACGACGGAAAATTAGCGAATATTTTTGGAGTGGAATTGGGTTGGGTGTCTGACGTTACTTTCTCACCGAACGGAAAACTGCTGGCTTCGGCATCAGGTTCCTTCAATGACGTGCAGATATGGAATGTCGCGAATGGAATGTTGATCCGGACGCTGCAGGGGCATACAGGCTATATATCGAAAATATCCTTCTCGCCGGATGGACGGTTGCTGGCATCGGTATCGCGTGGAGACAAGACGGTCAGGATCTGGAATGTTGCGGATGGCAAGGTGGAAAGAGTTACTGAGGATGAATCGGAGGGTGTTTCCTTCTCCCCGGATGGAAAGCTGCTGGCATCGGGATCGGGGAAAATCTGGAATGTCGCGGATGGGACGCTCGTTCGATCGCTGGACGGCAGAATGCCCGATCAACCAGCCTTCTCGCCCGACGGAAAGCAACTGGCTTTGCGGTCTTGGTGGGCTGGGACAGTAGAACTCTGGACCGTCTCCACTGGCACGCTGGTGCAGAGGCTGGGTGGACCATGTGGATACTCATCTAATATGTCCTTCTCCCCGGATGGGGATTACATCGCCTTGAGCTGTCATAATGGATTGATCTACATCTGGAAGGTGGCTGACGGAAAGCTGTTGCGAACTCTGTGGCAGGCTGAGGATAATTATTGGAGCCTATCCTTCTCGCCGGATGGAAAACTGCTGGCTTCGGGGTCGCATGACGGCACCATCAAGTTCTGGAGTCTCCCGGATGGAAAGCTGATATCGACGCTAAAGGAGCATGCCTATTCGGTATTGGCTGTTTCTTTCTCGCCGGACGGAAAGTTGCTTGCTTCGGGATCGAGGGACGGTACGATAAGTCTGTGGGGGATTCTGTAG